GTTGTTGTTGGAGATATAACAATGCCTGAAACAATTAGAAATGCCTTAAACGGCATTGATCTCGTAATACATCTTGTGGGAATTATTCATGAAACAGATTCATCCACATTCAGAAAGATACATGTTTACGGCACAGAAAATCTAATCTCTGAATCAAAGAACTCAGGAGTGAAACATTTTTTTTATCAGAGTGCTATTGGGGCTGACATAGATTCGTGGTCAGGATATTTGAGAACAAAAGCTGAGACTGAAGAGATTGTTAAGGCGTCAGGGATCCGATTTACAATTCTTAGGCCTTCAATTTTAATCGGGCCATGGGATGGATTTACAAGGAAGATAATAAACATAATTAAAAAATCTCCGATAATTCCTATACCAGGTTCTGGAAAATCAAAATTTCAGCCTTTATATATTAATGATTGGGTGAAGTGCGCTCTCAAGATAATTGATTCACCAGAAGCTTACTCAGGAACTTTTGAGATAGGTGGTCCTCAGCACCTCACCTATGATGAAATTTTAAATAACCTGTTGATTGCGTTAAACGTAAAAAAACCCGTTTTTCATGTTCCTATGGGTTTAATGAAATTAGGAGCTTTTTTTGCAGAAAAGATATTAAGTGTTCCGCCCGTGACCATTGAACAGCTTGGATTGCTAGAGAAAGATAATCTATGCCCTATTGATTCAGTTGAAAAGAGTTTCGGATTTAAACCGCTTAAATACGAAGATGCTCTTAAAACCTTTATTAACCAGAAATGATTTAAACTTGCAACATACCGCAGTTTTTAAGTAAGATTAAGAATGCAAAACACAATAAAACACCTGATCCAAAAAAACAATTCAAAGATAATCCTTGTTGTGCTTGACGGGCTTGGAGGTCTTCCAATGCACGGTAAGACAGAACTTGAAACAGCTGATATCCCTAACTTAGATATGATTGCTCAGAACTCTGCATGCGGTATGCATCTTCCTGTTGGATACGGCATAACACCTGGGAGCGGACCCGGACATCTTGCGCTTTTTGGATATGATCCTGTTGAATGGCAGATTGGAAGGGGAGTTCTTGAGGCGCTTGGTCTTGGCGTGGAATTGAAAAAAACAGATATTGCGATCAGAGGAAATTATTCAACGATAAAAAACGGTATCATCAAAGACAGACGAGCTGGCAGAATCCCTACGGAAAAGAATAAAGATATTACCGGACTGCTTCAAAATAAGATAAAGAAGATAGGAGATGTTGAGGTAATCTTTACTTCCGGCATGGAACACAGATTTTCCATAGTCCTTAGATTTCCTGACTCTCTGGAAAAAGGCTCTGGAGTGATTCTTGATACTGATCCTCAGAAGGAAGAAAAAGCGCCGCTTGATCCTGTGCCAGAAACAAAACAGGCTGAAAAGATCATTCCTGTTGTAAAAAACTTGATAAGCCAGATTGAGGATATTCTGAAAAAGCAGGATAAGGCCAATTTTGCATTGCTGAGAGGATTTTCACAAGCGCCTGATATCCCTCATTTCAATGAGGTGTATGGGCTTAAGTCTCTTGCAATTGCATCGTATCCGATGTACAGGGGGCTTGCAAAACTTATCGGTATGGATGCGCCTGAGATAAAAGGAGATGTTGAAACAGAAATAGAGATTGTGAAGCAAAAATATAAAGATTACGATTTTTTCTTTGTTCATGTGAAAAAAATTGATTCATATGGCGAGGACGGAAATTTTGTAGAAAAGGCTAATCAGCTTGCGAATTTTGACAGCATGCTCCCTCAGATTCTTGCTCTGAATCCTGATGTACTTATAATCACAGGTGATCATTCGACTCCGTCACTGCTCAAGGGACACAGCTGGCATCCTGTGCCTGTGCTTTTGAAATCCCCTTATGTTTTTGGAAATACCTGCCGTTCTTTTACAGAGAGGGAATGTCTAAAAGGAGAATTTGGTATTTTTAATACAGTTAATCTTATGCCGCTTGCACTTGCCAATGCACTTCGTTTAAAG
The nucleotide sequence above comes from Nitrospiraceae bacterium. Encoded proteins:
- a CDS encoding NAD(P)H-binding protein → MNIFIAGGTGFVGGHLIDALIELNHKLRCLVRSEKAQNSFKQKGIEVVVGDITMPETIRNALNGIDLVIHLVGIIHETDSSTFRKIHVYGTENLISESKNSGVKHFFYQSAIGADIDSWSGYLRTKAETEEIVKASGIRFTILRPSILIGPWDGFTRKIINIIKKSPIIPIPGSGKSKFQPLYINDWVKCALKIIDSPEAYSGTFEIGGPQHLTYDEILNNLLIALNVKKPVFHVPMGLMKLGAFFAEKILSVPPVTIEQLGLLEKDNLCPIDSVEKSFGFKPLKYEDALKTFINQK
- a CDS encoding 2,3-bisphosphoglycerate-independent phosphoglycerate mutase, with the protein product MQNTIKHLIQKNNSKIILVVLDGLGGLPMHGKTELETADIPNLDMIAQNSACGMHLPVGYGITPGSGPGHLALFGYDPVEWQIGRGVLEALGLGVELKKTDIAIRGNYSTIKNGIIKDRRAGRIPTEKNKDITGLLQNKIKKIGDVEVIFTSGMEHRFSIVLRFPDSLEKGSGVILDTDPQKEEKAPLDPVPETKQAEKIIPVVKNLISQIEDILKKQDKANFALLRGFSQAPDIPHFNEVYGLKSLAIASYPMYRGLAKLIGMDAPEIKGDVETEIEIVKQKYKDYDFFFVHVKKIDSYGEDGNFVEKANQLANFDSMLPQILALNPDVLIITGDHSTPSLLKGHSWHPVPVLLKSPYVFGNTCRSFTERECLKGEFGIFNTVNLMPLALANALRLKKFGA